A portion of the Limosilactobacillus reuteri genome contains these proteins:
- a CDS encoding ABC-F family ATP-binding cassette domain-containing protein has protein sequence MQTMRAESLTSTYGEKTLFDNISFIINENDRIGLIGVNGSGKTSLLNVISGEVNPEGGGQITKPNDYTIGYLKQQPELDENKTIMEAVFEGKQPVFETIRQYELALERFTKHPEDPQAIDRYTKMQARMDQEDAWEADSRVKTILTQLKIKDVSQKIAQLSGGQKKRVGLAQVLIQQPDLLLLDEPTNHLDLDSVVWLQDFLRSYKGAVLVVTHDRYFLDQITNHIWELSFGKLYHYEGNYQDFVAKKAERVELAKDTEKKNQQLYKKELAWMRTGAKARSTKQKGRINRFHELEGKIGNLKTDEDIAINLGSQRLGKDVIQFKDANLKFDNHQILHGFNWLVQAGDRIGITGENGAGKTSLLNVIAQRVPLDSGVLKIGETVKLGYYTQQTEGIDNDKRMISFLSEIADNVTDKDGNKLSVTQLLERFLFPRFMHGTLIRKLSGGEKRRLYLLKILMQQPNVLLLDEPTNDLDIGTLTVLEDYLDNFAGTVITVSHDRYFLDKVADNLLVFNGNGDIERYTGRFTDYLTAKKEEADKGKELKNDQKAVAKKQASKQEPAKKEKTKLTYAEQLEWDHIDEELDALDQQHQQLENEMAEAASDYTKIAKLQKQLNEIQEKIDEKTARWEYLSTYVDE, from the coding sequence ATGCAAACAATGCGTGCAGAGAGTCTAACCAGCACATACGGTGAAAAGACCTTATTTGATAATATTTCGTTTATTATCAATGAAAATGATCGAATTGGACTGATTGGTGTTAATGGAAGTGGAAAGACCAGTCTTCTTAACGTAATTAGTGGGGAAGTAAACCCAGAAGGCGGCGGTCAGATTACTAAACCGAATGATTATACGATCGGTTATTTAAAGCAGCAGCCTGAACTTGATGAAAACAAAACAATCATGGAAGCTGTTTTTGAAGGTAAACAACCAGTCTTCGAAACGATTCGTCAATATGAGCTGGCTCTTGAACGCTTCACAAAGCATCCAGAAGATCCACAAGCAATTGATCGTTACACAAAAATGCAGGCACGGATGGACCAAGAAGATGCATGGGAAGCAGATAGTCGGGTGAAGACGATTCTGACCCAGTTAAAGATAAAAGATGTAAGTCAAAAGATTGCTCAACTTTCTGGAGGACAAAAGAAACGGGTTGGGTTAGCACAAGTTTTAATTCAACAGCCAGATCTCTTATTACTGGATGAACCGACTAACCACTTAGACCTCGATTCGGTAGTTTGGCTCCAAGATTTTCTTCGTAGTTATAAGGGTGCCGTCCTTGTTGTTACCCATGATCGGTACTTCCTTGATCAAATTACAAATCATATCTGGGAACTATCTTTTGGTAAACTTTACCACTACGAGGGAAATTATCAGGACTTTGTAGCAAAAAAGGCGGAACGAGTAGAATTAGCTAAAGATACTGAGAAAAAGAATCAACAGTTATATAAAAAAGAATTAGCCTGGATGCGGACAGGTGCAAAAGCCCGTTCCACAAAACAAAAGGGGCGAATCAATCGGTTCCACGAATTAGAAGGAAAAATCGGTAATCTTAAAACGGATGAAGATATTGCTATTAATCTTGGATCACAACGTCTAGGGAAAGATGTTATTCAATTTAAGGATGCCAACTTAAAATTTGATAATCACCAAATCCTCCATGGCTTCAATTGGCTTGTTCAGGCAGGCGATCGAATTGGAATTACTGGTGAAAACGGGGCAGGTAAGACGAGTTTATTAAACGTGATTGCCCAACGTGTCCCCCTAGATAGTGGTGTCCTTAAGATTGGTGAAACCGTTAAGTTAGGATATTATACCCAGCAAACAGAAGGAATTGACAATGATAAGCGGATGATTAGTTTCTTGTCCGAAATTGCAGATAATGTTACTGATAAAGATGGCAATAAGCTCAGCGTTACCCAATTATTAGAACGTTTCTTATTTCCTCGTTTTATGCATGGTACTTTGATCCGCAAGCTTTCTGGGGGTGAAAAGCGACGATTATACCTCTTAAAGATCTTAATGCAGCAGCCCAATGTCTTATTACTGGATGAGCCAACTAACGACCTTGATATTGGAACATTAACAGTTCTTGAAGATTACCTAGATAATTTTGCGGGAACTGTAATTACAGTTTCTCATGATCGCTATTTCTTAGATAAAGTGGCTGACAATTTGCTAGTCTTCAACGGAAATGGAGATATTGAGCGTTATACGGGACGGTTTACTGATTATTTAACTGCTAAAAAGGAAGAAGCAGATAAGGGTAAAGAGCTTAAAAATGATCAAAAAGCCGTTGCCAAAAAGCAGGCAAGTAAGCAAGAACCAGCTAAGAAAGAAAAAACAAAACTTACTTATGCTGAACAACTCGAGTGGGATCATATTGATGAAGAATTAGACGCCCTTGATCAACAGCATCAGCAATTAGAAAATGAAATGGCTGAAGCGGCAAGCGATTATACGAAAATTGCTAAGTTACAAAAGCAGCTAAATGAAATACAAGAAAAAATTGATGAAAAGACAGCTCGTTGGGAGTATTTAAGCACATACGTTGACGAGTAA
- a CDS encoding thymidylate synthase: MATNVNEEQYLDLIRYVLTNGHQKGDRTGTGTKSVFGYQMRFDLSKGFPILTTKKVPFGLIKSELLWFLRGDTNIRFLLQHKNHIWDEWAFKKWVESAEYQGPDMADFGHRWLKDPEFKQVYLQEKKAFCQRILEDDDFAQKYGDLGLVYGSQWRKWKTSQGDTIDQIANVIQQIKTTPDSRRMIVSAWNPEDVPSMALPPCHTMFQFYVNDGKLSCQLYQRSADIFLGVPFNIASYALLTHMIAHQCGLEPGEFVHTLGDAHIYLNHLDQVKEQLTRTPHEAPKLILPAEPKPVDQYEMTDIKLEGYTHEPAIKAPVAV; the protein is encoded by the coding sequence ATGGCAACAAATGTAAATGAAGAGCAATACTTAGACTTAATTCGTTATGTTTTGACGAATGGACATCAAAAGGGTGATCGGACAGGAACAGGTACTAAATCTGTTTTCGGATATCAGATGCGGTTTGACCTAAGTAAAGGTTTTCCTATTTTAACTACCAAGAAAGTCCCATTTGGTTTGATTAAGAGTGAATTACTATGGTTTTTACGAGGTGACACTAACATTCGCTTCTTACTTCAACACAAGAATCATATTTGGGATGAATGGGCATTTAAGAAGTGGGTGGAAAGTGCTGAATATCAAGGCCCAGATATGGCAGACTTTGGTCACCGCTGGCTTAAAGATCCAGAGTTTAAGCAGGTCTATCTCCAAGAAAAAAAAGCATTTTGTCAGCGAATTCTTGAAGATGATGATTTTGCCCAAAAGTATGGCGATTTGGGGCTTGTTTATGGAAGTCAGTGGCGAAAATGGAAGACGAGTCAAGGCGACACAATTGATCAAATCGCTAACGTTATCCAGCAGATTAAAACTACTCCGGATTCACGGCGGATGATTGTTTCAGCTTGGAATCCAGAAGATGTTCCTTCCATGGCTCTTCCTCCATGTCACACCATGTTCCAATTTTATGTTAATGATGGAAAGCTTAGTTGTCAGCTCTATCAACGGAGTGCCGACATCTTTTTAGGGGTTCCATTCAATATCGCTAGTTATGCCTTATTGACGCATATGATTGCTCATCAATGCGGTCTAGAACCTGGCGAGTTTGTTCATACTTTAGGGGATGCTCACATTTATCTGAACCACCTTGATCAAGTTAAAGAACAGCTGACAAGAACACCTCATGAAGCTCCTAAATTGATTTTACCTGCTGAACCAAAACCGGTCGATCAATATGAAATGACTGATATTAAGTTAGAAGGATATACTCATGAGCCGGCAATCAAGGCGCCCGTAGCAGTTTAA
- a CDS encoding dihydrofolate reductase → MSELNLIWAEDLNGWIGKDNTIPWHVSADMKHFKTKTTGHPIIMGRKTFASLGNKPLPKRENIVLTSQNIDTEGVKVVHSLAALKEYLKANPNEYFVIGGATIYQQLLPMATKLTRTVINKQIVGDTKMPTIDYDRWHLVNRNNYEKDDQLVCRFEEWNLNV, encoded by the coding sequence ATGAGTGAGCTGAATTTAATCTGGGCCGAAGATTTAAATGGCTGGATTGGCAAAGATAATACAATTCCGTGGCATGTTTCGGCTGATATGAAGCATTTTAAGACAAAAACTACTGGTCACCCAATTATAATGGGGCGAAAAACTTTTGCTTCTCTTGGCAATAAACCGTTGCCTAAGCGAGAAAATATTGTGCTTACCAGTCAGAACATAGATACTGAAGGAGTGAAAGTCGTTCATTCTTTAGCCGCCCTTAAAGAATATCTTAAAGCAAATCCAAACGAATATTTTGTAATCGGTGGGGCAACGATCTATCAGCAATTACTCCCAATGGCGACAAAGCTAACACGAACGGTGATAAATAAGCAAATTGTTGGAGATACAAAAATGCCAACGATCGATTATGACCGTTGGCATTTAGTAAACCGTAATAATTATGAAAAAGATGACCAGCTAGTTTGTCGTTTTGAAGAATGGAACCTAAACGTATAA
- the trhA gene encoding PAQR family membrane homeostasis protein TrhA, producing MDTQKETRDRRTLLIEIGNAVTHGIGAGLSIAGLILLIIRAVQTGSPMRIVTFTIYGSALILFYLSSTLFHALIFTRAKRVFQILDHSMIFVLIAATYTPYCLVSIRGCLGWTIFGVIWGLSVIGIVYKCIWLKHKSKYSTIIYILMGWLCLVAFMPLWRALGPVGFGLLLLGGLSFTLGALFYSRPTAYTHLIWHIFVLIGTILMYFSILLYV from the coding sequence ATGGATACACAAAAAGAGACAAGAGATCGGCGTACTTTGTTAATAGAAATCGGTAATGCAGTTACTCATGGGATCGGGGCAGGACTATCGATCGCTGGCTTGATCTTGTTAATTATCAGAGCTGTTCAGACTGGTAGTCCCATGCGAATTGTTACCTTTACTATTTACGGAAGTGCTTTAATTCTTTTTTACCTTTCGTCAACCTTATTTCATGCCTTGATCTTTACACGAGCCAAACGGGTTTTTCAAATTCTCGACCATTCAATGATCTTTGTGCTTATTGCTGCAACCTATACTCCCTATTGTTTAGTTAGTATCCGTGGCTGTTTAGGCTGGACAATTTTCGGCGTGATTTGGGGCCTATCTGTTATTGGAATCGTGTATAAATGTATTTGGTTAAAACATAAAAGTAAATATTCAACCATTATTTACATTCTAATGGGCTGGCTATGTCTAGTCGCCTTCATGCCTCTCTGGCGTGCGCTTGGTCCAGTTGGCTTCGGCTTGCTCCTACTAGGAGGACTTTCCTTTACTCTTGGGGCCCTCTTTTACAGCCGGCCAACTGCATATACCCATTTGATTTGGCATATCTTTGTCCTCATTGGAACGATATTAATGTATTTCTCAATTCTTTTATACGTTTAG
- a CDS encoding DegV family protein, with amino-acid sequence MAKIKIVCDSSAGLTDEEIKKYDITIIPLSVMIDGTVYVERETITNEQFPEMMKNAKSLPKTSQPPIGKFVDAFDKLGEDGSEVLCVTMMESISGTVHAAEQAAGMTKTKVTVYDSQSTDQVMGFEILEAAQVIEDGGSVEDAIAKMKEVLSKSELYLAIDNLDNLVAGGRISKFAGAISNLLNIKVMLHVYDGQIHIESKGRGIKSMHKEWDKILDEMARGPKVKRIGISHVDAGKEVERLLAKLKELYPEIEVTVRETVPIIATHTGMGACCLLYYTE; translated from the coding sequence ATGGCAAAGATAAAAATTGTTTGTGACTCATCAGCAGGATTAACTGATGAAGAAATTAAAAAATATGACATTACAATTATACCATTAAGTGTAATGATTGATGGGACGGTATACGTTGAGCGTGAAACAATTACAAACGAACAGTTCCCTGAAATGATGAAGAATGCTAAGTCACTACCAAAGACTTCCCAACCACCAATTGGAAAGTTTGTCGATGCGTTTGATAAGCTAGGTGAAGATGGTAGTGAAGTATTATGCGTTACAATGATGGAATCAATTAGTGGGACCGTCCACGCGGCTGAACAAGCGGCTGGAATGACAAAGACAAAAGTTACAGTCTACGATTCCCAGTCAACCGACCAAGTAATGGGCTTTGAAATACTTGAAGCAGCCCAAGTGATTGAAGACGGTGGCAGCGTTGAGGATGCAATTGCTAAGATGAAAGAAGTACTTAGTAAATCTGAACTTTACTTGGCAATTGATAACCTTGATAATTTAGTTGCTGGTGGCCGAATCAGTAAATTTGCTGGTGCTATTTCTAACCTATTAAACATTAAAGTTATGCTCCATGTGTATGATGGTCAGATTCATATTGAATCAAAAGGCCGGGGTATTAAATCAATGCATAAAGAATGGGATAAGATTTTAGATGAGATGGCACGGGGACCAAAAGTTAAGCGAATTGGAATTTCTCATGTCGATGCTGGCAAAGAAGTAGAACGCTTATTAGCAAAACTAAAAGAACTTTATCCAGAAATCGAGGTTACTGTTCGAGAGACAGTGCCAATTATTGCAACTCACACTGGAATGGGTGCTTGTTGTTTGCTATACTATACAGAATAA
- a CDS encoding SGNH/GDSL hydrolase family protein, whose translation MKKWTKWLLLSLLAIMIIGGGWYTVNHFTNLTSNSSKVVTPKYVEKKNVKLVALGDSLTHGQGDETNNGGYVGVIKEKIEHRYHQTKVTTVNYGVTGDRSDQILDRLNQQSQLRSDLRSADVITMTVGGNDLMQILEKNVMGSKRQVTSSVESGEKTYQQKLIKLFDAVRKENPKAPIFVMSIYNPFYTYFPDVTIINKSINQWNQTTQDTMNNYKSMYFVNINKLMSYGQYQTKSQQQQLIKEEEKANQGQVSQKRVIEIMNHKDKNLNKYISTEDNFHPNHTGYVKIADQLFKVMQKHDSWEFTRR comes from the coding sequence ATGAAAAAGTGGACTAAATGGCTATTGTTATCGCTTTTGGCTATTATGATTATTGGTGGGGGATGGTATACTGTTAACCACTTTACAAATTTAACTAGTAATAGTTCAAAAGTTGTTACACCAAAGTATGTTGAAAAGAAAAATGTAAAGCTGGTTGCACTAGGCGATTCCCTTACTCACGGTCAAGGGGATGAAACTAATAATGGTGGGTATGTTGGGGTAATTAAGGAAAAAATTGAACACCGTTATCACCAAACTAAGGTGACAACAGTCAATTACGGGGTAACAGGGGACCGATCCGACCAGATTCTTGACCGATTAAATCAGCAATCTCAATTACGTAGTGACTTACGGAGCGCGGATGTGATTACGATGACTGTTGGTGGAAATGATCTGATGCAAATCCTGGAAAAAAATGTAATGGGCTCTAAACGGCAAGTCACTAGTAGTGTTGAAAGTGGCGAAAAAACTTATCAACAAAAATTAATTAAGCTATTTGATGCAGTTCGAAAGGAAAATCCTAAGGCCCCTATTTTTGTGATGAGCATTTATAATCCCTTCTATACCTATTTCCCAGATGTAACAATTATCAACAAGTCAATTAATCAATGGAACCAAACTACACAAGATACAATGAATAATTATAAGTCAATGTATTTTGTGAACATTAATAAGTTGATGTCATATGGTCAATATCAGACTAAGAGTCAACAACAACAGCTGATCAAGGAAGAAGAGAAGGCTAACCAAGGGCAGGTCAGTCAAAAGCGGGTCATTGAAATTATGAATCATAAGGATAAGAACCTTAATAAATATATTTCAACAGAAGATAATTTTCATCCTAATCATACGGGATACGTCAAAATTGCTGACCAATTATTTAAGGTAATGCAAAAACATGATAGCTGGGAATTCACACGGAGGTAA
- a CDS encoding YpmS family protein, producing the protein MKNSEEKKINWWKWAFFCLVALIVISCGVVLNKATAPTPATTTSKAVKPSDSSVTVELNKKQVNALAANYLNQFLKGQKIRYDFIVGDQYATLTGNTKFLGAKVRFAINFIPERLSNGNVLLRARGLSVGRLNIPIKFVMGYIAKNYNIPKWVTINPQKKTVLLDLNRYSKHRSLKYSAQEINMQEGRFKFLITVPTSNE; encoded by the coding sequence ATGAAAAATTCTGAAGAAAAAAAGATTAATTGGTGGAAGTGGGCCTTTTTTTGCTTAGTAGCCTTGATTGTAATTAGCTGTGGGGTTGTATTGAACAAGGCGACTGCACCAACTCCTGCTACTACAACTAGCAAAGCAGTAAAGCCAAGCGATTCGTCGGTAACGGTTGAATTGAATAAAAAACAGGTGAATGCTTTAGCTGCTAACTACCTGAATCAGTTTCTAAAAGGGCAAAAGATCCGTTATGATTTTATTGTTGGCGATCAGTATGCTACCTTGACAGGAAATACTAAGTTTCTAGGGGCTAAGGTGCGATTTGCTATTAACTTTATTCCTGAACGATTAAGTAACGGAAATGTCTTGTTGCGGGCTAGGGGACTTTCCGTTGGACGGTTAAATATCCCGATCAAATTTGTGATGGGTTATATTGCAAAGAATTATAATATTCCTAAATGGGTAACAATTAATCCACAAAAGAAGACAGTTTTATTAGACCTTAATCGTTATAGCAAGCACCGTTCTCTTAAGTACTCGGCTCAGGAAATTAACATGCAAGAAGGACGGTTTAAGTTTTTAATCACGGTCCCAACAAGTAATGAATAA
- a CDS encoding YozE family protein: MRMSFYQFLMTQRNPNSADEVQQFANNAFLDTTFPKHSEDFDEISHYLEENADYLPSMTIFDEAWQRYIDAMN; this comes from the coding sequence ATGAGAATGAGTTTTTATCAGTTTTTAATGACTCAACGAAACCCGAATAGTGCAGATGAAGTTCAACAGTTTGCAAACAACGCTTTTTTGGATACTACTTTTCCTAAGCATTCAGAGGATTTTGATGAAATTTCGCATTATTTAGAAGAAAATGCTGACTATTTGCCATCAATGACAATTTTTGATGAAGCTTGGCAACGGTATATTGATGCAATGAATTAG
- the ylqF gene encoding ribosome biogenesis GTPase YlqF: MATIQWFPGHMAKALRQIREQMPLVDILFELVDARVPYSSQNPEVALAAGEKPKLLIMTKTDLADQKRLNEWIKYFEQHNQPVLALDSRQNNVAKVVTAKSKEILKDKLAEEKAKGMKKRPIRAMCVGVPNVGKSTLLNHLVKKNVAATGNRPGVTTGQQWLRSSAELELLDTPGVLWHKFATPKQGIMLALTGAIKDSLYAKDDVALFALDYLRQHQPEVLKQRYHLTDADLDESVTNPDLLLTITAKMGFRDDYDRASERLIFDLRKGKLGPITLEVPADLNEDGLNE; encoded by the coding sequence ATGGCAACAATTCAATGGTTCCCAGGACATATGGCAAAAGCATTACGCCAAATTCGTGAACAAATGCCACTAGTAGATATTTTATTTGAGCTAGTAGATGCACGTGTCCCCTATTCGTCACAAAATCCAGAAGTGGCACTAGCTGCAGGAGAAAAGCCCAAACTTTTAATTATGACAAAGACGGACCTGGCAGACCAGAAACGATTAAATGAATGGATTAAGTACTTTGAGCAGCATAATCAGCCAGTTCTTGCCCTTGATTCACGGCAAAATAACGTGGCAAAAGTTGTAACGGCTAAAAGTAAAGAGATATTAAAAGATAAATTGGCAGAAGAAAAAGCCAAGGGAATGAAAAAGAGGCCGATTCGGGCAATGTGTGTTGGTGTTCCCAATGTAGGGAAATCAACCCTTTTAAATCACCTGGTAAAAAAGAACGTCGCGGCTACTGGAAACCGTCCAGGAGTTACTACCGGACAACAATGGTTACGGTCATCAGCAGAATTGGAATTACTTGATACTCCGGGTGTCCTTTGGCATAAATTTGCTACTCCTAAGCAAGGAATAATGCTTGCTTTAACGGGAGCAATTAAAGATAGCTTATACGCAAAGGATGATGTAGCTTTGTTTGCCCTTGATTACTTGCGGCAACACCAGCCAGAAGTGTTAAAGCAACGTTACCACTTAACTGATGCAGATCTGGACGAATCAGTTACCAATCCGGATTTACTATTAACGATTACTGCTAAAATGGGCTTTCGTGATGATTATGACCGGGCTAGTGAACGGTTGATTTTTGACTTACGAAAGGGAAAATTAGGACCAATCACTTTGGAAGTACCTGCTGACTTAAATGAGGATGGACTAAATGAATAA
- a CDS encoding ribonuclease HII, whose product MNKETISQIKARLQTITDATDPYLQTIRDDSRKGVKTAIQQFERRLARQKEAEEAFNNRFKYEKYYWENGCQYIAGMDEVGRGPLAGPVVTCAVILNADFDLVGVTDSKQLTRHERENLYLRIVDEAVEVSIAVNDAPVIDQMNIYAATQDAMIRAINHLHHRPDHLIVDAVPLAIDIPQTTLIMGDQKSISVAAASIVAKEYRDHLMRDYDYVYPGYGFAQNMGYGTKEHLAGLEKMGATPIHRRSFNPVPKYLN is encoded by the coding sequence ATGAATAAGGAAACCATTAGTCAAATTAAGGCCCGTTTACAAACTATTACAGATGCAACTGATCCTTACTTGCAAACTATTCGTGATGATTCGCGCAAGGGTGTTAAAACGGCAATTCAGCAATTTGAGCGCCGACTTGCACGGCAGAAGGAAGCTGAAGAGGCGTTCAATAACCGGTTCAAATACGAAAAGTACTATTGGGAAAATGGATGTCAGTATATTGCAGGGATGGATGAAGTAGGAAGAGGACCATTGGCTGGACCAGTGGTTACTTGTGCAGTAATTTTAAATGCAGATTTTGACCTGGTAGGGGTAACTGATTCTAAACAATTAACTAGGCATGAACGGGAAAATTTATATTTACGGATTGTTGATGAGGCGGTTGAAGTTAGCATCGCGGTGAATGATGCGCCAGTGATTGATCAAATGAATATTTATGCTGCTACCCAGGATGCAATGATTCGGGCAATTAATCACCTTCACCATCGGCCAGATCATCTGATTGTTGATGCTGTCCCGTTAGCAATTGATATTCCCCAGACGACTTTGATCATGGGGGATCAAAAGAGTATTAGCGTTGCTGCAGCCAGTATTGTCGCAAAAGAATACCGTGATCACCTAATGCGAGACTATGATTATGTTTATCCAGGATATGGTTTTGCACAAAATATGGGTTATGGGACTAAAGAACATTTAGCCGGCCTAGAAAAAATGGGGGCAACTCCTATTCATCGGCGTTCTTTTAATCCCGTTCCAAAATATTTAAATTAA
- the dprA gene encoding DNA-processing protein DprA, giving the protein MLQVNDFLLRLSLCRGIGLVSKYRLWECAQQARCFNNIDYLIDHANVSLRSASSLKNNWTSPELDQAVALNSQEKFITIADPLYPITLKETYCPPLVLFYRGNLSLLHQPSIGVVGTRQITNYGQSALRGLLPPVIKRQIVVISGLAQGVDGFSHELALKHGGLTIGVIGTGLDQAYPRNHQVLQDEVARQGLVISEYGRGEPPVAYHFPERNRIIAGLSEVVLVVEAKKRSGSLITANIGLDENRSVCAIPGRIDAPLSVGCNSLIAAGAKPILSAQDLLDEFRLYDSRA; this is encoded by the coding sequence ATGTTACAAGTAAATGATTTTCTATTACGGTTAAGTTTATGTCGCGGAATTGGCTTAGTTTCAAAGTATCGTCTATGGGAGTGTGCTCAACAGGCACGCTGTTTTAATAATATTGACTATTTGATTGACCATGCAAATGTTAGCTTACGAAGTGCATCGTCATTGAAAAATAATTGGACCAGTCCAGAGCTTGATCAAGCAGTGGCCTTAAACAGTCAGGAAAAATTTATTACGATTGCGGATCCGTTATACCCGATCACCTTGAAAGAAACGTACTGTCCGCCCTTGGTATTGTTTTATCGTGGTAATCTGAGCTTGCTCCATCAGCCTTCAATTGGTGTTGTTGGCACTAGGCAGATAACTAATTATGGACAGAGCGCTTTACGAGGATTGCTGCCACCAGTAATTAAGCGGCAGATAGTAGTAATCAGTGGTTTAGCTCAAGGAGTAGATGGTTTTAGCCATGAACTGGCGCTAAAACATGGTGGCCTTACTATCGGGGTGATTGGGACTGGTTTAGATCAAGCTTATCCCCGAAATCACCAAGTCCTTCAAGATGAGGTGGCCAGACAAGGATTAGTAATTTCTGAGTATGGGCGGGGTGAACCACCTGTGGCTTATCATTTTCCAGAGCGAAATCGAATTATTGCAGGTTTAAGCGAAGTGGTTTTGGTTGTCGAGGCAAAGAAAAGGAGTGGGAGTTTAATCACAGCTAATATCGGTTTAGATGAAAATCGGTCTGTATGCGCTATTCCTGGAAGAATTGATGCTCCCTTATCAGTAGGATGTAACAGTTTAATCGCAGCTGGCGCGAAACCAATTCTCAGCGCCCAAGATCTGCTAGATGAGTTTCGGCTGTACGATTCAAGGGCTTGA